A genomic region of Pongo pygmaeus isolate AG05252 chromosome 7, NHGRI_mPonPyg2-v2.0_pri, whole genome shotgun sequence contains the following coding sequences:
- the LOC134740039 gene encoding uncharacterized protein LOC134740039: MTPWAEAASALVAPGGCRQRARSAGGSRATWRGQGRSAALSSPPLSRFAGGCGDEDERKVGNQQASQDGPFGLVAVLSLGGGGGGGGGGGGGFVRLGRKLDGEAKL, encoded by the exons ATGACGCCGTGGGCCGAGGCTGCCTCTGCTCTCGTCGCTCCCGGCGGCTGCAGGCAGCGGGCGCGCAGCGCGGGCGGCAGCCGAGCTACCTGGCGGGGGCAGGGCCGGAGCGCGGCGCTGTCCTCACCCCCGCTCAG CCGCTTTGCAGGAGGCTGCGGAGACGAAGATGAGCGGAAAGTTGGAAACCAGCAGGCATCACAGGACGGTCCCTTTGGCCTCGTAGCTgtgctgagcctgggaggcggaggaggaggtggaggcggCGGAGGAGGAGGGTTTGTCAGGCTGGGGAGAAAACTTGATGGGGAAGCCAAATTGTGA